A stretch of the Paenibacillus dendritiformis genome encodes the following:
- a CDS encoding minor capsid protein produces MKVKAKVIINQGALKKLAEAEKQALEMTAEAVLTDIVTSAVVPKQTGDLERSGHVDASGLGQGKVKIVFDTPYARRHYWHPEYNFRTDKNPNAQGKWMESYHAGDKRKFVEETYARLLKTAAKGLVK; encoded by the coding sequence ATGAAAGTGAAAGCGAAAGTAATCATCAACCAGGGCGCTCTCAAGAAGCTGGCCGAAGCTGAGAAGCAGGCCCTGGAGATGACGGCCGAGGCGGTGCTGACCGATATTGTCACATCTGCCGTCGTGCCGAAGCAGACCGGGGATCTGGAGCGCAGCGGGCATGTGGATGCCTCCGGGCTTGGTCAAGGAAAGGTGAAAATCGTCTTTGATACCCCCTATGCCCGGAGGCACTACTGGCACCCGGAATACAATTTCCGGACAGACAAAAACCCGAACGCCCAAGGTAAGTGGATGGAGTCGTACCATGCCGGAGACAAGCGGAAATTCGTCGAGGAAACTTATGCCCGTCTACTCAAAACAGCAGCGAAGGGGCTGGTTAAATGA
- a CDS encoding Gp15 family bacteriophage protein, translated as MAAQYGIRLRAEPDMTWDEFCTLLAGIMPETPLGQIVRIRSENDREKLKHFTPEQRRIRNEWRTRGLKQARWTEEEAAAAVQEFHNLIKQAFGTPDN; from the coding sequence ATCGCCGCCCAGTACGGCATTCGACTTCGGGCAGAGCCGGATATGACCTGGGACGAGTTTTGCACGCTTCTCGCGGGCATTATGCCGGAAACGCCGCTCGGCCAGATTGTGCGTATCCGATCGGAGAATGACCGCGAGAAGCTGAAGCATTTTACACCGGAGCAGCGGCGAATCCGTAACGAGTGGCGCACCAGGGGGCTCAAACAAGCACGATGGACCGAGGAAGAAGCGGCGGCCGCCGTGCAGGAGTTCCATAATTTAATCAAGCAGGCGTTCGGGACACCTGACAATTAG
- a CDS encoding phage tail terminator protein → MMTLTQVRDWLKTVIECPQWYIGKIDGSKPQCIGLYNTTGAPVRLAVGGVEATGYQVKAVSILIHWGKNANLAEQKAQEVYAALFGQTATIGGKRVVMFKMPQAEPISVGTDSEGVYEYVIEAHIYYER, encoded by the coding sequence ATGATGACGCTGACACAGGTCCGAGACTGGCTAAAGACCGTCATCGAGTGCCCGCAGTGGTACATTGGCAAGATTGACGGAAGCAAGCCGCAGTGCATTGGCCTCTACAACACAACTGGCGCGCCCGTTCGCCTGGCTGTAGGCGGCGTTGAGGCGACGGGTTACCAGGTTAAGGCCGTTTCCATCCTGATTCATTGGGGAAAGAACGCCAATTTGGCAGAGCAAAAGGCACAGGAAGTTTACGCCGCGCTATTCGGCCAGACGGCCACCATCGGGGGCAAACGAGTGGTCATGTTTAAAATGCCGCAGGCGGAGCCGATCAGCGTGGGGACGGACAGCGAAGGAGTCTATGAATATGTCATCGAGGCTCATATTTATTACGAAAGGTAG
- a CDS encoding phage tail tube protein, which yields MFDIKFKIGTKGRESTEQEMALIKEMETFSISIDGNVEEWTPMETGGWVRRLMTGKGFSITLNGKRHVGDPGNDYIANTAWKSGLDCSSKCSIEFPDGSTLEFDCIVNVSAPNGGDSTAVSALECELMSDGQPKYTAGSGK from the coding sequence GTGTTCGACATTAAATTTAAGATCGGCACCAAGGGTCGGGAGAGCACGGAGCAAGAAATGGCGCTCATCAAAGAAATGGAGACATTCAGTATTTCGATTGACGGCAATGTCGAGGAATGGACACCGATGGAGACGGGCGGGTGGGTGCGCCGGCTGATGACCGGGAAGGGGTTCTCGATTACCCTGAACGGGAAGCGACATGTCGGCGATCCGGGTAATGATTATATCGCCAATACAGCTTGGAAATCTGGGTTGGATTGCTCCAGTAAATGCTCTATTGAATTTCCAGACGGCAGCACATTGGAATTTGACTGCATCGTGAATGTCAGCGCTCCGAACGGCGGCGATAGCACGGCTGTTTCCGCGTTGGAGTGCGAGTTGATGAGTGACGGCCAACCAAAATACACAGCGGGGAGCGGTAAGTAA